The DNA segment TAATCTgcaatttacattttatctattatatTACGTTCTCAAGTacgatgaaaataaaaaaaaaaatcttgcatttaGGAAAATTATATTAgtttatacacattttacacaactttttcaaatgaaataattgaacCTGACTGTCAGctcaaaatgtttgtttcttaGTATAATGCAGTCACCAGCCAACTTTGCCCTTTATCGATTTATAATCAAACTAACGTTTGAATACAGATGCAATAACATggacaaatactttttttatgtgttttgttatttgattttgccatgtgattatggactttccgattagatttttctctaagttcagtatttttgtgattttactttttcatatgCATATTTTACTGATCCTAAACAATGATGATTAATAAGTTGAACATTTGCGCACCTGAACCTCCGTAAGAAAATCTGCTATCACTGATTTTGAATCCATGGTATTTGTTGAAGTAATCACCATAACTTACTACGGAACCTACACCAACATCGTAATCGTCACCATAGACTtcatctgtcattgaaatatgAAAGATTAGATTTTTTGAGGACTACAAACTAGGTTCTGTTTACGTCTAGGTATGGATTTATATTGctacttatttttttgtaattcgtCCATCTTaagcaattaaaaacaaatcgaTTTACATAGTTTTGAAAATACAGATGGTCAGAAACAACCATTTTATGTGAGATAGGACAATCTTAAATCATTGACTCGATGTCATATTTATCATAGTTCTACTTAATCACAGTATTTGCGATCTCATTCATTTTAGACGTTGTCTTGTGTCTTCGTTTGCTTATTATTGTCGTATATATGAAACATTAAGACAGACTCGGTTGTCAAGTCtcatgtcctcaataactttgctttgttatttgttgtttaaaaattaaacccaTTTTTAAATTCGTACTAAACATGAACATTGTCACAGGTCGGGAAAGTTCTAAACAATGTCAGCAAACCGACTTAGTAAagttacatttacattttttttcggaatttttttaacttgtttcaCGTAGTCCATTCGTCAATTTCGTAACTTTCTAAACTCGATGAGATCCAATGAAGCACATAGCAAAGTGTATTACCTCCGGAGTAGACATCAAAGAGATGTTGCTTCCTGAGTCGTCCAAAACAGACACTTCTGCTATGATAACTAGACCAGCAATTACCCCATAAGTTGTAAAATCTTTGTAGTCCACATTTCAGTGTGTATGCTACAAATATATCCCATGATATTATTATCAGCAAAAAGCAGTGTGAACTAAGTATACATCGATATcaccttatatatatatatatatatatatatatatatcgttatGTCCAGTACAGCGAAACACGATGACAAATAACATTTAACctattatctacaaaatataatatcacAGAGTAATGGTACTTTTTTCACAAACAAAGCACGATGAAATGGATAGTGTACGGTTATTTACTAAGGTTTAATGTGTAATTAGTATGTGGTGTCTAGCGCAATTACAAACTTTCaatcatggtatctatgatgatttaataaaaaatatcccGTTTTAATCTTTTACTTTAAACTGTTTAGAAAACATGGCATTCAGCTTCACAAATGGGTTTGGACAAATCTAAATGAATCAATTATCAATCCGTTTggtttgttttaacatttgtaCAGATATATATTACTTGATGGATTCTTTCATTTCATTGATGAGATACAGTTTATAACTGATCAATAAtcattaagttttaaaattttctcaCCATGTCCGCCGTATGAAAATCTGCTATCACTGATTTTGAATCCATGGTATTTGTTGAAGTAATCACCATAACTTACAACAGACCCTACCCCGATATCGTAATCGTTACCGTAAACTCCATTCTTCACTACCACGGCCCCATCGTCAAAGTTGttaccttttatataaaaatagaagCTTACAGTTATGTTTGTGAGTACACTCTTTAAAACTACCAATGTCTTCTAGCATACTTACAACAGACGCTACCCCAATATCGGAACCGCTATCGTAAACTACATTCTTTATTACCACTGCCTTATAACCATCGTCAAAGTcgttacctttttttttaacgaatAAAAGTTTACAGTTATGATTGTGAATTCCGTGTTTTACTCTCGTTATAAGATACAATGTGTACTATCATAAGTTACTTGTCGGTCTTACAAGTTACCAGTGATTCAAAAAcaacgattttaatttttttagaaagttACATTACTAATACCACAAATGCCAAATGGGCTGTATCTGATTATATCTCCGAAATACATCTGACCTCCTCTGGTTTTGAGAGGGATCGTGTTTGTAAGTCTTCATTGTTAATTTATGACTTGTATACTGTTGTATCTTTTCCTGTGAGCgtttatgtttttgtcaaagcAATCTGAGTGAGGTTTTGACTTCTGAGTTTAATTATCCCTTTTATATCTTCTTCTTTATGAAACAGATcaacataataatttttattcaatgGTTATTGTACATACATAATGCTACAAATAACCGTTTGAGGTCGCATATGACAATTTCACTTCCTTGCTACGACCGACAACATAGTTATCATTGTACTAATTTTATGTGAATACAGAATCAGTTCGTATCGGAAAATAATACTTCGTCAGGTAGATGACAGTTGCTGCAAGTCGTGAAATTGGTTGATATAGTCAAATGTTAAGTGATGTCTGTGTCTATGCTTtcgttattttttgtaaatcaattaCTTATATTATCTCATTCATTTGACAATCAAAGTGAAACTGTTTTAAAAGGATTTTAcctgtttttttacaattttcttttcatagCAAAAATGACTAAAACCTCAAAACATGCAATATTTCCTAGGCTTAACGTCTTTATTATTATAGTATCTGTCACATACCATCTATTGAATTACAGCaacatatttttcttataagGTTGTACTTAAAGCTAATTCAAATGAAGaactaaacaaaatgtattaccTCCGGGATAAACTACAAAGAGACTTTGCTTCCTGAGTCGATCAAAACAGACACTTCTGCTATGATATATAGACCAGCAATTACCCCATAAATTGTAAAATCGTTGTGAGTCACAGCTCAGTTTGTATCCtaataatatatttgataatattgaTTATAACAGTAATCATTGTGAATGTAGAAAATATGGGGATTTTTTTGTTGTCCGGTATGCTTGTACAAGATACAATTTAACATTCCAACTTCTTATCTGCTTTTATATTTTCTCAAGGTTAGTTGTGATCACAAACAAATCACAATGCATCGATtactttaaatcattttcttgtgtttaaagtttttaagaaaATGATAGTTCAGGTAgttcaggatctgcttacccttccggagcatctgagatcgcccctagtttttggtaggATTCGTggtgtttattctttagttttctatgttgtgtcatgtgtactattgtttgtctgtttgtctgtttcatttttagccatggcgttgtcagtttattttcgatttatgagtttgactgtccgtttggtatctttcgtccctctttttttaacagTATTGGATGATATGACGGTTCATAAAATAAGtaacttaaaataataaaaaaaaggtaattGGATTCTCGATCAAATTACGATGATGTTTCGGTGTTTTAGGTAAACACTATAAGTGAATATCAAATAAAGTTTCCCATTATTAactatacaaatgaaaaatgtataatcTAACGATGCATTATATGTCTATTCAATGTTAAATACtgcaatatatatgttatatgtttttcaactcaaatacttaaatatattttttgataaatacatttagTTCGTTTCATACGGATATTGGTAGTATCTTAACAATGCTTATCATGATTTGAAACTGACCTACCTATACCTCCAAAAGTAAATCTACTGTCACTGATTTTGAATCCATGATATTTGCTAAAGTAATCCGAGTAACTAACAACAGACGGGGACCCGATACCATACACGTCACCCAAGGCTGAATGCTTCAGAACTACAGTTTTAGGATTACCGACATAGTCGTAAGCTGTTattaaaggaaaagaaaaacaaatactaaaatatataGTTCTAATAGGTATAGGAAATCCTCTTcttaaatagtaaaaatatcatgccacaaaatataaaacaaaacaaaacaatattttgtttaattatttcaaaaaattctcaGTAGACACTGAAATAGAAAACTAGATTACGACTACCGCAAAACGGGTTTAATCATATACAATATTGAAATGATACATTGTACCTTTTGGTTCATGGATCATTCGAtcactttttcaaaatatagtAAAGAAAAAATAGAATCTTAATTAGGACATGattagcatttaaaaaaataatacaaataaggagatgtgatgttgaccttaaaaactaaaattatataacaaGAAATTTAAAGTGAAATTAAGATTCATTGAGAAACTTAATGTTACAATCAGCATATATCGAACATGTTACCTGCAGCAGCAACCACTAGGAATAACACACATATCAATGGACTCATGATGAAGTATTAGTGATTGTTAACCTATGTTTGCACTTTATATAGTAAATGCAAACAACCACATGTTGCCATGTTGCATGTAAAATTAATGTTGTTCAGTTTTGTTTTCCTTTCTTACATATTTAGGATCTCTAATCTACAGTTAATACTTTGATAATATGGGAAAAAACATGATTTGTTTCTCACTTCATTAGAATGCTGGATATCTTTTGCTGTCTAACTTTATACACACCAGTTTTCACCAGTTTGATAAGTTTGTATAGGCCACGCATTGGGATTTTCAACCACTTTCATTCAAGACATTGAACTCGATTTTTTCCCTTATAAAATTGTCAGAACAGAAAGTTTAATAACCTggtttatgtaaaaaaacatcTTATCCTCTTTCCTCAAAAAGTTTTTCGAACGATACTAATCGAACGATGAATATAacatcaatatgcagataaaagagagacgaaagataccaaagagacagtcaaactcatgaaccgaaaataaactgactactatggctaaaaatgaaaaagacaaacagacaaacaaaagtacatttgacacaacataaaaaactaacgaataggcaacacgaaccccatcaaaaactaggggtgatctgaggtgctccggaagggtaagcagaatCTTCTCCACATGtagcatccgtcgtgttgctgaagtgataacaaatccggtaaatagtctaatttggaaggtcacattcatgaaagggaagggattgttgttacgacgtaaggaacatatccgatatcatttctgaaacggtcaaccaactcgtgatggcgtccgtaaaatttacgaaagatgatttcaatttcaacatttgGATAACATGATACTCGATTTATCGGGCTGTTTTGCGTCTTTTGAAAGTGTTTTCGTTGTTTCATGCGGAATCAGAAGATGACTTGATAAATTCGGGTTAAAACTCATTATCGTCAGTTccaacattatgacgtcgctgatatgtcaGGGTCAGAGTTATTATTGCCGGGTCAACGTGTAATTTGATAATACAAAGCCGCGATACGAAATTTCATTAAGAACTGGGCAGAGTAATATGGACAGTGGGATGACAGATAAATACCGtatcaactttaaaaataaaacatgatggTCTTGCAGTTTAGCTTCTATGTACCGACGTAGTTTATCATTTTAGAAATatgttatagtattcttttatttgtctgtgtaaattaaacattgttgtGACGTCATTCTATTGTTTAACCTGTTCTTTATTTCAGTGATTGTACTATCATTTGTCTGGAAGAAATCATTATGTTATCTTAAACTGcccaatattttaaagaaaagccctcaacttttaaaaacaaatattggacAGCAGAAGGTAGAATAACTGATTTGTACAAGTAAATGATAGTTCAGGTAgttcaggatctgcttaccctttcggagcacttgatatcacccctagttttggtggggtccgtgttgtttattctttagttttctatgttatgtcatgtgtactattgtttgtctgtttgtctttttgattttaagccattgcgttgtcagttctTTTTAGATTGATAAgtttgtccctttggtatctttcgtccctcttcaaGAACTGACAAGACATCATTCCCCACCATGTTTTTCTTCAtgtgaataaaagaaatacaactaacaaacaaatgacatgtaaacaaaaaacaacaacattttattaaagGCAATCTAATTCCAGTACACAATTATGTTGTAAGTAATCAAGACGGtttcttaagaaaaaaaatcactttcgAATTAAACACAACTATTTCTTCAATAATTCCGTATTTCTCATCTTTTGGGTTGTCTCCtttaggttgcactttgtaaattcagctgtttctcaaaccacgcgTTTTTTGGGGGAGATTTAGtatattcatagataaatcattttgtttacatactggttccaaTTTCTGATCTGTAGGTTTAATTtcatagagacataacttgtGAATGTGaccagtaaatatacatgtgaatattgtttatattgaaatctgtggtaacccaACAGTCGAGGTAGCGGTAGTTAATAAAAGCGTAAGTTTAAACTCTTACGAGTTCGTGGCCTATACATGTTGAAAAtgtgccgcacagccctatattttgacctttgaaacaAATAGTAGTCCATATGATCTTTctattctaggataagatttttttcaaaatttcatagtagaagtggtacagttttagccgtaaggAGAGTTCCTATGGGCaaatgcattgtcaatatttacagaaatgcaacctatatcGGGTGAAATAAGAGAACATACAGATTCTAGTCAAATTAACTCAAAtatgaagttttataaatatttcatgaagATTAATAAAACCCTGTGCCTTAAATATGATGACTCAGCATAAACTACAGTTTACAGTATGTATAGTTTACTTAAAGGCCgtaaagcaaaataaaattcttatttgtAAGTTAAATTGTTTAGAAGTGCTTATAATTATTCTTCACAGTCATTGAAACTCATAGATgattcttgaatattatttgtgTGGTGTGTTTGTCCTGTtgttaaccaaaaaaataagcCGTTGTACCTAAATCTACTTTTGTGTCACCACGGCATACAAAATACCagctagatatataaaaatatctcaaCAAAGCTTACAAGAGTGTGTTCTATCCTGAAAATGtactaaatatttcatattgctAGAAACAGCAGAACAATTTAGGAAATTTGAGGCccaaaggataaaaaaaaaagagaaaaattgcCTACTCCCTGGGTCATAAATCATATAATTTAACTTGCAAACGCTatagttttatgattttaaaggtTTTTATATAGAAACCAATAATTGTGCATggaatttatgaaaaaaatagatgttAGAAGTCATGTCtattacattttaattgaatttttacATCAGACTGGTATCTGCATACATACAAGTATTGCAAATAAGGCTTTGTTTTAACACTTCTAGTTCATATATTAGCTTAATTGTGTTAGATATATTGTTACAGATGATACTGTTGTGACTAGAATTCTAAATTAACCATTTGAGGCAGAAACTGTGAACTTTTATTGACAAATAGGCATACAGTAAGATGTGGACTGAAGCCAGGGGTAGGATTGGCTAATTCATATACTAATAATCTTTAATGTTGGAATGATTGACTGCTAAACAACACATTTACAGTATTCTCAAATGCTTTCAATATGTtattaaaacagttttaaactAGTTCTAGGCATTTTATGTAAGAAAACATGCAAATAGGGTAAGTTAGCAATAattaaagtcttgttttcaaattctcTAAAAATATGAAACAGGGGAGGGGGTACAAAATTAACAGTGAATAATAATCAGAGTATACGCAGTGATTTCCTTGAGTCTATTTTTTCTGACAAGTGAgtatttatgtgaaaaaaagtgtttttatagagttttctatttgaataaatgtttgcataggttgcactttgtttatacagctgtttctcaaatcACTCCTCTTTGGGGGAGATTTAGAATATTCatagattattaattttatttacatactgCTTCCCAGTTCTAATCTGTAGGTTGcatctcatagagacataactttTGAATGTAACcagtttttaaattgaaatctgTGATGACCCTACAGTCGAGGTAGCGGCAGTTAAGAAAAAAACTCAAaacaatactgaactcagaggagaatccaatcggaaagtccgaatttagtgttagtttaaactcttagAAGTTCGGggaatataaatgttgaaaataagcCGCACAGCTCTATACTTTTTCCTTTGAAACAAATAGTAGTCCATATGAGCTGTCCATTCtaggatatgattttttttcaaaacttcatagtaaaagtggtacagtttaagCTGTAAAGGGAGCTCGAATTCCTATGGGAAAATGCATTGTTAATATTTAGAGAAATGCAACCTTAAGCATTAATTTGGTGGTAATGCTCGTTGGTAGTATTAAGTCATATTTTTATTGCTTTCAgagatttcttttttaaaatggtttatCCTCATCTCGATGTACTTTGGATAACAAAAGCAAGCACTTATTCTACCTCATATTATTTCCagtaacaaataaaaactaaaattagatTAAAGTAATGGTTCTGTCAGATGTTTGATAGGTCATACCGCAATACAAGGACCATAagtaaaataattgtttgataataatcaagataaaattgttcatctgaggtaaatattttttaagtgttAATGTGCAAGCAACTGGCATATTGTTccttgaacaaaacaaaaaaaataaccacgAATTTGGTTGACAATCTTAATCTCACCTTGCGTACAAAGTCCAAATCGTAAACTTGCTCAATGAACAAGGGGACTACAacagtttctataattttaagATGTGGGCGTTGAtgtacggtgcaggaaatgcttaacTTCCGaacacctgatttcactcccgatTTTTTGTgaagttcgtgttgtttcttatttctttattataactgttgatgtaaatatcATTTGGTTTTGCGAGTCtatgtttactccttggttttgattgtctTTTTGCACTTTGTTCGTAGTGATATCTTTAACTATTGAAACTAAATAAACGTAGATGCAAGATTTAATCATatgttaatatataacaagAGGATACCAGAGCGTCAGCTAACcgtatttattaaaatttgtttgtgtcctggcatttttcaatttcacaagaaccataactcctgactggtgaaaatgaaaatggtcaatatcaaatttaacctccatttgtcatcagtaaaaaatattcaaatttcaaagcTTTGGTTAAACGGTttatgagtaaatgcacggaaaCGACTGGAAGCACCAGTTTATAATCTtccaagaaccataactcctgaacagtaaaggtaaaaaaaaatatgattaaatttgACCGCTATgttgttgtcagtaacaacatatgaaaatttaaacagCTTTGGTTAAACGGTTCACAAGTAAATGCACGAACTGCCCGGCCGCACGACTGACTGCCCACCGTACATTTctaaatcaataaccgacattttttgTCACATAAATCCGGTTGATAACACTATATACTATAAATAACGATACAGGTATGCAATGgtagtcgtttgtttatgtgtttcatatttgtctttcgttcatttttttttaacaaaagtgtggccgttagtttttttgtttgcattgttttacattgtcatttcggggacttttatagctgaatatgcggtatgggccttgttcattgttaaaggccgtatggtgacatatagttgtttagAATGAACTTGTCTGCtcaatgtcaattttttttgatttaaaatatgatatttgagctattttcagaaaatgtcaaaatacagatttttgcACCTTTTTGAATACCATTTTAgccttatataaaaaaaaaaatttcacaaccttaacatcaaaatatatactgtaaataatgcctaattatatgttgaaattattttttttcttgaaattgtcattatcataaaattgatGCTACCAAAAAGTCGACATTTTCCAATTTTCATGCCTGATTTCATCATAAATTCCTCAAAAAAATGGCTGAATGTTTCCATAGCAACcgttcaataaaattgaaaaaaaaaagcttgcaaactttatttcaatcttaactgcctattatataaaagaataaagcAGTTCTGAGACATACATGAATCACTCCTTGCCTGGCTCTTACAAATAGCTGTacttaatttctgtgtcatgttggtctcttgtgaagagttgtctcattggcaatcatactacatcttttttttttataattattatgtaaCAACACTAAAGAGTGTAAGTACGTTTTAGTTAGGATGGGATTGTGTTATATGAATTTGAACACTTTCATACATTTCAATTTACATGTAGTATAGATCTCAAGGGTTAACTTGAATTAGGGCAAATAATACAGataaacatcaaacaaaaatatgtacacCTGCAATACTTTGGTATTAACGAAAATAAGAAGcgatatttttgtaaatgtaaatcgagagacaaaaaaaaatagcaacacGGTTTTGCaggaaaaaaacagaaaacagagGGGATACTCAGGTGTTCCCTTGTGTAAAACATAACGTCTTTTGTAAGACAACCACTAAGATAAAATTGTTATGAACTGGACACAAATGGGGCCGTAAAGTCATGCTGCCATACGGGAGATAAATGGAGTGAACAGAGAATTAAAGAGAGTGCATCCGTTATATTGATATAACTAAAGGGAAAATAGcgaatatgtatatttttcatgCACAGTACGTGATTGATTTGTTGATTACGTGAAATTTCAAAGCACATTTAATAATACTACGCAAGTAAAAATACCCATATACGAAATCTGTAGAAGTTTCAAAAACTTTTATCTTAAATCACTTTGATCTTTCAATGAATTAAATTCTATCAAAACCTTTGATCTGTCTAACCCTTTATATAACCATTATCCATGTCAAATGATTGTTGTCTAAAGGATACAATTCGCAATGCATTTGTTGCTTAGGAAATGTAAAGTGTTTCCCTCGATTTAATTTGGAACTTGGATTCGTTTTTTCccaatcagtttttttttttcgaacacCTTTATACGTCTGTTGCCTTCAATCATTTACCATACGGTTAttatcagtatgctggagtttcgtTTTTGTTGAATCGTAGGTAgatgttttaaaacattatcGGCGTACAAGTGGAGGTTATGCTAGCTATACAAAAAATTTGCTCTATCATTATTGATATAAGGAAATGATTTTACCAAGTAAGAAATAAGACATTcctttttccatttgtttgatgtgtttgacctTTTGATTAAGACATATGGAAAGGGATTTTTCGTTAAGAAGTTTTATTGGACTTTGTTATtcttgtaattttacttttatgcaacattttactcattttcatcctcaaatttgttttaagcatcgtttttataaaaatttctgtCAAATACTATCATCTCTCATATCTGTACATAACGACacctttctttttaaattttgaatgaaataagTACTGCAGGATCTAAATAGTGATGACTTTAATTGTAAAAACATTCTGAAATCACCTGTtctatttttcaatattattggtttttatttaGATTGCCACTTTGTTACTGATGATCAAAGCAGTATCAACAACTCCTTTTTGGAACACGAATTTACCAAAGGACCAAAACACTGTGAGCATTCATAAATTCATTTAAGCTTTTATATAATAACGGATTCAGTCGTAGATTATGTAAAACAAGggttaaacatgaaaaaaagacaaaaatacttCAATTGTGTAGTTTTAGGAATTTATGctattaatacaaatcagaatgttaaacatttaattagTTTATGAACACTAATGTTTCATGCTGCATGTATCTTCAAAGACACATATCTTTGCTCAACTGCTGTCCAAAATTTCCATGTTGTTCTTAATGTAGATAAACACTATTGTCAAGCTATCCAGCAATTCTCATCCTGCAATTCTCTTGCGATAAAGCTATCCTGCAATTCGTCGTCCTGCAATTGCGTTCGAAAAACTACTTAagtgacaa comes from the Mytilus trossulus isolate FHL-02 chromosome 3, PNRI_Mtr1.1.1.hap1, whole genome shotgun sequence genome and includes:
- the LOC134709435 gene encoding uncharacterized protein LOC134709435 translates to MSPLICVLFLVVAAAAYDYVGNPKTVVLKHSALGDVYGIGSPSVVSYSDYFSKYHGFKISDSRFTFGGIGYKLSCDSQRFYNLWGNCWSIYHSRSVCFDRLRKQSLFVVYPGGNNFDDGAVVVKNGVYGNDYDIGVGSVVSYGDYFNKYHGFKISDSRFSYGGHAYTLKCGLQRFYNLWGNCWSSYHSRSVCFGRLRKQHLFDVYSGDEVYGDDYDVGVGSVVSYGDYFNKYHGFKISDSRFSYGGSAYTLTCGLQRFYNLWGNCWSSYHSRKVCFGRLRKQHLFDVYSGDVVDGDDYDVGVGSVVSYGDYFNKYHGFKISDSRFSYGGSAYTLTCGLQRFYNLWGNCWSSYHSRSVCFSRLRKQHLFDVYSGDYDYDGSAVKTVLKNGLY